The following coding sequences lie in one Arachis ipaensis cultivar K30076 chromosome B05, Araip1.1, whole genome shotgun sequence genomic window:
- the LOC107643979 gene encoding U-box domain-containing protein 40: MEIQQTLKLMVHHHNRGKENNTPKLKWRKIFTLQRSPPSSKPIQTPPPEEFICPISGNLMADPVIVSSGHSFERASVQSCKDLNFTPQLSDGTTPDFSTVIPNLALKSAISKWCHASSTLLPQPPHRSLTDNLVRTLIFSSSSRKNNANELVGERMLTANPSCSSSSSSVESIATSASSSTPPAQLTAKPSFCYSSPSSSELEPTTPEAEEFISKLRSNQVFLIEESLQNLRKLTRTNEDSRITLCTQRMLSSLRGLVASKYKMVQVNAVACVVNLSLEKTNKVRIVRSGLVPPLIEALRVGSSEAQEHASGALFSLALEDDNKTAIGVLGALPPLIHALRVGTERTRHDSALALYHLSMVQSNRTKLVKIGSVPVLVGMVKSGQMTGRVLMILGNLGCGPDGRAAMLDVGMVECLVGLLAGSESVHGSIKESCVAVLYVLSHGGLRFKALAKAAGVVEALEKAEKEVGSQRAKEKARRVFEMMKGKEEEEEEDVDWEELLDSGLGSRSHNQHDGEFGGLNGTTSSSEF, from the coding sequence ATGGAGATTCAGCAAACCCTAAAGCTCATGGTCCACCACCACAACAGAGGAAAGGAAAACAACACACCAAAGCTGAAATGGAGGAAAATTTTCACTCTCCAACGATCACCGCCGTCATCAAAACCCATCCAAACTCCACCGCCGGAAGAGTTCATCTGCCCAATCTCCGGTAATCTAATGGCTGACCCCGTGATCGTATCTTCCGGTCACTCCTTCGAACGAGCGTCGGTACAATCATGCAAGGATCTCAACTTTACCCCTCAACTCTCCGATGGAACCACCCCTGATTTTTCCACCGTGATCCCCAACCTCGCCCTCAAATCCGCCATCTCCAAATGGTGCCACGCGTCATCCACCCTCCTCCCTCAACCCCCACACCGGTCCCTCACCGACAACCTCGTACGGACCCTCATTTTCTCATCTTCCTCCCGCAAAAACAACGCAAACGAGTTAGTGGGAGAGAGAATGCTAACAGCGAacccttcttgttcttcttcttcttcctccgtTGAGTCTATTGCCACGTCAGCATCGAGCTCCACCCCACCCGCTCAACTCACTGCGAAACCAAGCTTCTGCTACTCTTCACCTTCTTCCTCCGAACTCGAGCCAACAACCCCAGAAGCCGAAGAATTCATCTCGAAGCTTCGGAGCAATCAAGTCTTCTTAATCGAAGAATCTCTGCAGAATCTGAGGAAGCTCACTAGAACTAATGAGGACTCAAGGATCACACTCTGCACCCAAAGGATGCTTTCGTCTTTGCGTGGCCTCGTTGCTTCGAAGTACAAAATGGTTCAGGTGAATGCCGTCGCATGTGTCGTGAACCTCTCTCTGGAGAAAACGAACAAGGTGAGGATCGTACGGTCAGGGTTAGTTCCGCCATTGATAGAAGCTTTGAGGGTTGGATCCTCTGAGGCGCAGGAACACGCTTCCGGTGCGCTCTTCAGTTTAGCGCTTGAAGACGATAATAAAACCGCGATTGGTGTTCTCGGAGCTCTTCCACCGTTGATTCACGCGCTTCGAGTTGGGACTGAGCGGACCCGGCATGACTCAGCCTTGGCGCTTTACCATTTGTCGATGGTTCAAAGTAACAGAACCAAATTGGTTAAGATTGGATCGGTTCCGGTTTTAGTTGGGATGGTTAAGTCTGGTCAGATGACGGGTCgggttttgatgattttgggcAATTTGGGTTGTGGGCCGGATGGGCGGGCTGCAATGTTGGATGTGGGTATGGTTGAATGTTTGGTCGGGTTGTTGGCTGGGTCCGAGTCGGTTCATGGATCAATAAAGGAGAGCTGTGTGGCGGTGCTTTACGTGTTGAGTCACGGAGGGTTGAGGTTTAAGGCCTTAGCGAAGGCGGCAGGAGTGGTGGAGGCGCTGGAGAAGGCAGAGAAGGAGGTGGGGAGTCAACGAGCGAAGGAAAAGGCAAGGAGGGTTTTCGAGATGATGAAGGgcaaagaggaagaggaggaggaagacgtGGATTGGGAGGAGCTACTCGACTCCGGTCTAGGAAGCCGGAGTCACAACCAGCATGATGGCGAGTTTGGCGGGCTAAATGGGACGACCTCATCCTCTGAATTTTGA